CGTTCAGCGCCCAGTTGCCGCCGGAGCTCTGCTTCATGATTTCCGAGAGCACCGCCGGATCCAGGCCGTTCTTCACGCCCAGTGCCAGGGCCTCGCTGGTACCGGCCATCAGGATGGCCAGCAGCATGTTGTTGCAGATCTTGGCTACCTGGCCCGAGCCGTGGTCACCGGCGTGGAAGATGTTCTTGCCCATGGCGTCCAGAATCGGCTTGGCCTGGTTGAACGCCTCTTCGGCACCGCCGCAGATAAACGTCAGAGTACCCGCCTTGGCACCGCCGACGCCGCCGGACACGGGCGCATCAAGGAACGGAATGTCCTTGGCACGGGCCACTTCGGCAACGCCCCGGGCAGTCTCCGGCGCAATGGTGGAGGAATCAATCACCAGGGTACCGGCTGGCAGTTTCGCCAGCAGGCCGTCGTCGCCCAGGTACACCGCTTCCACATGCTGCCCTGCCGGCAGCATGGTGATCACACACTCGGCGCCATCTGCGGCCTGGTGAGCGGTATCCGCGGTTTTCGCGCCTTCGGATACCAGTGCGGCAACCGCGTCCTTGGACAGGTCGAAGACCGTCACTTCGTGGCCGGCTTTCACCAGATTGCTGGCCATGGGGCCGCCCATGTTACCGAGGCCGATGAAGGTAATGTTTGCCATGTTCATTCCCCTTGTTCTTATAGTCTGAATGTTGGTCGGATTACGCTTTGAAAAAGTCTTCGATCCAGGCGCTGTCCATTTCGGCCAGGGACGCGTAGCGCCAGCGGGGCTGCTGGTCCTTGTCGATCAGCAGTGCGCGGATGCCTTCTGCGAACTCGCCTTTGCTCAGGCACTTGGTGGACAGCACCAGCTCCTTGTCGAGCACCTCCTTGAGGCTGTTGTGCTTGCAGCCATGAAGGTGGCGCCACACCAGGGCAAGAGACGTGGGCGAGGCCCCTGCCAGCGAACGGGTGGCCTTGGCGACCCAGCCGTCGCCGCCGGACAGCTCCTTGAGCTGGTCCACGGTGGCTTCCAGGGTGTCGGCATCTGTTACCCGGTTGATCTCATCAAAATGAGTGCGCACCGGCGATTCTGGCATGGCGTCTGCGCTTTCGCCCTCGTACTGGCGCAATACGCTGCCAACCACCGCATGGGCATCTTCACCCTGCCAGTTGCGTTTGCACAGCTCGGCCACCACGTCGGCCTTGAGGTCGTGCCGGATAAAGCGGTCGGCCAGGCCTGTGAAGATGGCATCGGCACCGTTCAGGCGAGCACCGGTCAGTCCCAGGAACAGGCCGGTGCGACCCGGCGTCCGGTTCAGGAACCAGCCGGCACCAACATCCGGGTAAAGACCGATGGTGATTTCGGGCATGGCCAGCTTCGAGCTTTCGGTGACCACCCGATGGGAAGCGCCTTCCATAATGCCCATGCCGCCGCCCATCACAATGCCATGGCCCCAGCACACAATGGGCTTGGCAAAGGTGTGGATCAGATAATCCAGCTCGTATTCCTCGGTGAAGAAGGCCTCACCCTCGCTGGCGCCTTGTGGCTCGGTCATGCTGCGATACAGGGCGACGATGTCACCGCCGGCGCAAAAGGCCTTGTCGCCCTCGGCTTCCAGCCACACGGCCTGGATCGCCGGGTCGTCCGCCCACCGCTTCAGTTGCGGTGTCAGCAGCCGGATCATCTCCAGGGACAGGGAGTTGAGCGCCTTGGGCGTGTTCAGCCGGGCAACGGCAATCAGTGCGCCATCGCCGGTTTTCCACTCTTCAAAGATAATCGGTTGATCACTCATAACAGGTCCTTGGGCCAGCGGGTTCGGGCGCCGGCTTCAGCGGTTTTTCCATTCCGGCTTGCGCTTGTCGAGAAACGCATTCACGCCTTCTTTCTGGTCTTCGGTGGAGAACAGTTCCACGAACAGTTCCCGCTCCATACGCCAGCCGTCATCATGGCTGCGGCCGTCGCGGGCGCTCATCACCAGGGTCTTGCAGCGGGCGGTGGAGGACGGGCTCTGCTTGCAAGCCATTTCCGCCAGTTCCAGGGCTTTCTCCAGGCTCTTGCCGGAGGGGACCACCTCTTCCACGAGACCAATCTGCAGGGCTTTGTCTGCCTTTACACGTTCGCCGCACAGGATCATGCGCTTGGCCCAGCCCTCGCCTACCAGCCAGGGCAGATTCTGGGTGCCGCCCGCGCAGGGCAGCAGGCCCACGCCGGCCTCGGGCAGAGCCATCTGGGCGTGTTCCTCGGCAATGCGGATGTCACAGGCCATGGCGCATTCCAGGCCGCCACCCATGGCATAGCCGTTCACTGCGGCGATGGAAACGCCACGGAAACGTCCCAGAGTGGAGAAGGCCTCGCCGAACAGCTGGGCCATCTCGTTGGCACGGGCCTTGTCGCCGTCGGCGAAGGTTTTCAGGTCGGCGCCGGCGGAGTAAAACTTCTCGCCCTGCCCGGTCATCACCAGGGCAAAGATGTTCCGGTCTTCGTTCAGTTCCCGGACGATGTCGATCAGGGCAATCAGGGAATCCCTGGTCCAGGTGTTGGCCGGAGGATTATTAATGGTGAGGATCGCGATGTGCCCGCGCTTTTCGAGCTGGATAAGATCGCTCATGGGGTTCTCCTTGTTATTGAATCGCTTCCGCCACGCCGTCATCAAGCAGACGACGGGCCACAATCAGGCGCATGATTTCGTTGGTGCCTTCCAGGATCTGGTGCACCCGCAAATCCCGCAGGTAACGCTCCAGCGGATACTCGCGGATGTAACCGTAGCCACCGTGCAGTTGCAGCGCGTCGTTGACCACCTCAAAACAGGCATCAGTGGCAAACCGTTTGGCCATGGCACAGTGCAACGTGGCTTCCGGGTCGGCGTTGTCGAGCTTGAAGGCGCCGAGGCGAACCATCTGCCGCGCCGCCACCAGGTTGGTGGCCATGTCGGCCAGTTTGAACTGCAACGCCTGGAACGCCGCCAGTGGTTTGCCGAACTGTTCACGTTCGTGCATGTAATTGCGGGCACGAACCAGCGCCGCCTGGGCACCACCAAGGGAACAGGTAGCAATATTCAGCCGGCCACCATCGAGGCCCTTCATGGCGATGGCGAAACCGTCGCCCTCCTCGCCCACGCGGTTGCTGGCGGGAATACGCACGTTCTCCAGGCTGATCATCCGGGTCGGCTGGCTGTGCCAGCCCAGCTTTTCCTCGTTCTTGCCATAGGAAATGCCGTCGGCGTCCGCCGGAACCACAAAGGTAGAAATGCCCTTGTAGCCGGAATCCGGCGCCCCGGTACGGGCCATCAGCACCAGTATGTCGGTGGCACCGGCGCCGGAAATGAATACTTTACTGCCATTGATCACGTAGCTGTCGCCATCGCGCACGGCCTTGGTCCGCAGGCTGGCCGCGTCGGAACCGGCGCCGGGCTCGGTCAGGCAGTAGGACGCCAGCCACTCACCGCTGGCCAGCTTGGGCACGATTTCCTGCTTGAGGTCGTCGGAGGCAAAACTGGCGACCATCCAGGTGGCCATGTTGTGAATGGTGATAAAGGCCGCTGTTGAAGGGCAGGCAGCGGCCAGCTCTTCCACAATCACCGAGGTATCAAGCCGGGACAGGCCCATACCACCCAGGGCTTCCGGGGTGTACATGCCCAT
The sequence above is drawn from the Marinobacter gudaonensis genome and encodes:
- the mmsB gene encoding 3-hydroxyisobutyrate dehydrogenase, whose amino-acid sequence is MANITFIGLGNMGGPMASNLVKAGHEVTVFDLSKDAVAALVSEGAKTADTAHQAADGAECVITMLPAGQHVEAVYLGDDGLLAKLPAGTLVIDSSTIAPETARGVAEVARAKDIPFLDAPVSGGVGGAKAGTLTFICGGAEEAFNQAKPILDAMGKNIFHAGDHGSGQVAKICNNMLLAILMAGTSEALALGVKNGLDPAVLSEIMKQSSGGNWALNVYNPWPGVMEGVPASRNYEGGFLVNLMTKDLGLAFDNAVKNQASIPMGSLARNLFQLHAGQGNGTLDFSSIQRLYKPE
- a CDS encoding acyl-CoA dehydrogenase family protein, with product MDFNLTEDQLAFREAARAFAEKSMAPHAAKWDDEHIFPVDVMKEAGEMGFMGMYTPEALGGMGLSRLDTSVIVEELAAACPSTAAFITIHNMATWMVASFASDDLKQEIVPKLASGEWLASYCLTEPGAGSDAASLRTKAVRDGDSYVINGSKVFISGAGATDILVLMARTGAPDSGYKGISTFVVPADADGISYGKNEEKLGWHSQPTRMISLENVRIPASNRVGEEGDGFAIAMKGLDGGRLNIATCSLGGAQAALVRARNYMHEREQFGKPLAAFQALQFKLADMATNLVAARQMVRLGAFKLDNADPEATLHCAMAKRFATDACFEVVNDALQLHGGYGYIREYPLERYLRDLRVHQILEGTNEIMRLIVARRLLDDGVAEAIQ
- a CDS encoding enoyl-CoA hydratase, with the protein product MSDLIQLEKRGHIAILTINNPPANTWTRDSLIALIDIVRELNEDRNIFALVMTGQGEKFYSAGADLKTFADGDKARANEMAQLFGEAFSTLGRFRGVSIAAVNGYAMGGGLECAMACDIRIAEEHAQMALPEAGVGLLPCAGGTQNLPWLVGEGWAKRMILCGERVKADKALQIGLVEEVVPSGKSLEKALELAEMACKQSPSSTARCKTLVMSARDGRSHDDGWRMERELFVELFSTEDQKEGVNAFLDKRKPEWKNR
- a CDS encoding enoyl-CoA hydratase/isomerase family protein, producing MSDQPIIFEEWKTGDGALIAVARLNTPKALNSLSLEMIRLLTPQLKRWADDPAIQAVWLEAEGDKAFCAGGDIVALYRSMTEPQGASEGEAFFTEEYELDYLIHTFAKPIVCWGHGIVMGGGMGIMEGASHRVVTESSKLAMPEITIGLYPDVGAGWFLNRTPGRTGLFLGLTGARLNGADAIFTGLADRFIRHDLKADVVAELCKRNWQGEDAHAVVGSVLRQYEGESADAMPESPVRTHFDEINRVTDADTLEATVDQLKELSGGDGWVAKATRSLAGASPTSLALVWRHLHGCKHNSLKEVLDKELVLSTKCLSKGEFAEGIRALLIDKDQQPRWRYASLAEMDSAWIEDFFKA